AAAcacatattttttattcataatgATGTATGTTatttaataattatatattataatgtAAATAGTTTATGACTTATATATAATgataaaataaaggaaaaattattcaaaacatccttcacatttttcaagatgacttttttcgtcgCTCACTATTAAAAGTATCATTTTACAtctcttacaaattcacattgatcaaatttggtccctacctagGTTTCTGACTAATTTTTGGTTGGAATCCACcgcgtgccttgcacgtgattattttttaaaagcaaaattgtcaaatcaaaatttacataatcagATTCATAGTtcctcacattttgcaaaattaatttttttgtccCTAACATTTTATACAATGAATtatttcatccctcacatttcacaaaatgaattttttctatccctcacatttttcaaaatagattttttcatccctcattgatcatgtgtaccaatagcatttttttttctttaaatccatatatatatatatatttcatccctcacatttcacaaaatgaattttttctatccctcacatttttcaaaatagattttttcatccctcattgatcatgtgcaccaatagcatttttttttctttaaatccatatatatatctatttgatttcacttgaataGTATGAATAacatttaatatatttttatttgattttacttaAACAGGTTAATCGTAATTGTACATATGCTATTCAACATATATATACAGGGGtttaaaactaacaattttattttaaaccatGTAAATATTTAGATGATTTCACTATCTaaacctattcaatatttgtgacttttctcttttggtaataatttatttatggaGTTGTATAATAAGTCCATCTAATTAATGGATTCTAACTTAAATAATATTATAGTCATGCTAACAAATTGCagtttaaatatgaaatttcttctcGCCACTTTTAAGACCAATAGTTAAATTACTGGTCTTGTGATTGCCTTAAAATTTGGAATGCCAATCACttacttctttttgtcatacttttcctttgtttgttttttctgtccgaatttaattcgatataaacacttgataatatttaggattaaatgtcttatttgttttaaatttttgagtTAAACGAAATGAATATGAATGAAAAACTAACATTTTTgtaaatccatgtatatatgtatttaatttcacctgaacagtatgaataacatgtcatatatctctatttgattttgccaggtaaaatcaaatagagatatatgaCATGTTATTCATACTTCtcatgtgaaatcaaatagatatacatgtgtttaaaaaaaattattgcacacatgatcaatgagggatgaaaaaatccattttgataaatatgaaggatgaaaaaattcattttgttaaatatgagagatgaaaaaatttattttgtgaaatgtgagagattatgaatcgaattatataaaattcGATTTGACaatttgcccttaaaaaatgatcacgtgcaaggcacatAATGGATTCCGGCAAAAAATTAGTCGAAAACCTAGGTAAGGactaaatttgatcaatgtaaatttgtaaggaacgtaaaattacacttttaaaagtgagagacaaaaaaattattttacaaaatatgaaagatgttttgaatgatttttcctaaaataaaataaatattacatgcatattatttttaaaattatcaattaattgtgagtttgggccaagctTGAATTGGGCCAGAAATTCTTGCATCCTGGTAAGCCAAGTATGAGCGCCCAAAGATAGTCCCTAGGCCCTAAGGTTCTACTTTATTTCTGTAAGAAAAActtaaacttttcaaaatccAACTTATAAGGCCCAATTAACACCCCTTACTGTGACGGACAAACATATgtataatttcatttcaatcatctTGGTGAAAACTTTTCATCTTCCTTTAATTTGTCCAGTTActtgtggtgacaagtgttCAGTTGGCTAGTAGCAACCTTCACGTTGCAACCATTGAAGTTGACCTATAGTTAGAAGAGCGCTCTTAGAATTTCCACTGCATTTAGGTTCAAGGCTCGAATCTTGAGGGGGGGGGGAAGGGGCAGTGGTGGCGGTGAAGGAGGGAAGATGGGAGGGTGATGGCAGTGGCGAGTGGAAGAAGAAAAGATGGTaggattttttaaaatttgtttgTGTTTTTATAAGTATATTTGAAATGTGTACCTTTGGAGTTGGTTTTGGAGATTGTTATTGTAGATTTTACAAACAAAAATAGTTTGTGAAAAAATAGACTAATCCAAATGAAGCCACAGTTTTAGTAATCATATTTTTAACAAGGTTTAATTTTTGTCTTATTAAATGACAGATGTGCCTCCACTAGCTAAAGGAAGATGGTCATTTCAAGGCTAaagatttttgttttattttaattaatgtAGAAAGTCAATTTACATATATACTTATAGGTAATTTGAAAACAATTCTCATTGCAAGGTAACATTTCAATCTGGTAAAACAATCAATTTCATCACATTCCAGGTAAAGGAGGCCGGATTGGAGATTGGACTTCTCCGGTTTAGAACCGTTTGTAAATGAAAATTGTCCACAGTATAAGTTTCATGATGATTAATTTTCACTATTGAATTCTTGAACATTAGCAAAGGGCAAAATTCGAATCATGAAACGACCTTTtcaaaaaacagcaaaagagaGGAAATGAAAATAGgcaaaagcaaaaggaaagacAACCAAATAAAACCTGCCCAAGAAAAAAGGACAACCTAATAAATCTGTACAAGGAGATACTTGGAAAGGGAAATGAAATCTAGATTAGTGAAGGTTAATCTGCAAATCTGAAGCTGTATAAACTAATGAATAACAGGAGCTCAAAAGACAATAAGAAGCTTGGCAAATTTCTCAGTCAGAACCTTTACCATTTTGTAATGGCAATTTGACTTGAAGATCCTGAATTCTTTTGGAGCTAATAGACACTGAAACTTTCAAAGGGACAGTATCGACACAATTCTTAAGTCTCTAGAACACTTGAACAGATGATCTCTAACTTCATCCACCTTATGGCCTTCATGTTGTGAACAAATCAACAGCTCCTTAAGCTGTGCAGCATTCCGCAGAATAAATTTCACCAAAGTACTCTCCGTTGGCTTAGGAGAGTAGGAATATTTCAGTTTGACTACCTCGAGGAAAGATAGATATCCAGGCAACAATTGAATTTGATCATAGTCGTCAGCAGCTTGCCTCGAAAATTCCTGTTTAACGAAGTTAAACGAGGAAGACAATGAAAAGGACTACAGGTTAAACATCAAGGAACCACCAAAGCACATAAACTCAAAAGTTTATGAAGcctgcaaaaaaaaaacacaaaaaaaaggaaaagctaaTCTTTATTTTACCCCCGTAAATGTAAGTGATTCAAGACCTGGTGCCATTTTCATGAAGTTTATCAGCGCTGCATCACACTGAATTGCAATGCTAGCTGAATACACTTTGAGGTGGGCAAGCTTATAAAAGAAATTAGGAGGACATCGTGGATTCGCATCAGCAAGCACCTTGAGGAGATAAGGCAATTAAGCTAGCATTAGCAAGGCTGAAAAGAGAACCAACTATTCGATACTTGAAATTAGTTTAGCTCAATAAGAGATTGCTAACTAACCAAGTTAAACTTGAATtgcatcaactttcaagctggGGCTCGTTAGAATTTATAGGTAAAACTACTCAAGCTTGCCTCGGTAAAACCTCAGCTTGATAAATAAAAAACGAAAGCTCAAAAACAATTTCAAGCTTTTTAGAATAATCAAAGAAGTTTGAACAGTATGATGTTTGGTTTGATTAGGCTTATTTACAGCTGTAAGCATCAGTCAAGATACAACACAAGAAAAAGGCATAACGGTATTTTCTAGCAAGATCATGTACATCATGTAGCTAATCATTTATCAGAATGGCATGACATCTTCACTCATGAGTCGTGACAAGTCGAAGGCTGAGCCTGTTGCTTGCATCCATATTCTTATCTAGAGTCTCAAATTCCGTGAATAATGAAAGACAATAGCAAGAGTAATTGCAAAATTAAATTCTGAACAATTGTAAAGGAACAAAGTTGCTTAAATTAGGTGAGATTTAGAAACTGGCATAAAGGAGAATCTTTACCTGGATCAGATCAGTAGATAGTTCTAGGAATCTGATGAAAGCAGAGAATCGTGTCAAGATCATACAGGCTTGAAAACCTGTCTTGCTTCTTTGCTTAATATCATCATTCATGTCAGGTTTCCAATACTGTAGAGATGCATCAACAAGTTTTGATTGGCTAGAAAAATAGAAACTGGCAAACTTATCAACACTACATTTGAATTTTGCAAGGTTACTCCCACGAATCTCGATTTTGCAATCATTTCATCCATCATTTTCAAAGATGTAGCCTGTCATCTCAAACCTAGCAAGCCTTAGCGCCTCTATTTTAAGCATCTTCACATTCCTCCATTTGCAATCCGATGACAGAAACTCTTCAATGACAGGGAAGGTAAGAAATAGGGGGCTAGAAGGGTCATCTTTCTGAAATTCAACATCATGGATATCCAAGATACGAAGGTTTGAGTAAGACATATTCATCGGAATTTTGATCTTGCAGAGTTAATTCCCTCAAAGAATCAGATGTGAAAAACCAACGAGGAAATACCAAGACCCCAGCATATGAAATAAAAAGCCTCTGGACATCAGCGCCTAGAGCAGCAGTGATCCAAGTTTTCATACGAAATGGATCATACACGTCTAGAAACAAAAGGTGACACTCTTTGATTGATGAATTCTTAGAAAGAGCAAGAACTCTGTCCACAAAGTTCATAAAATCTGTTTTTTTAGGCTGCTTCTGCCGTTTCCATTTCCTCCTCCTGGGTGAGTATCGAAATCTCTTTCCATCATCAAAGGTTAGGTTATAAATGGAAGTCCATTTGTACTCCCATTTCCTTGACAAGCCGCTAGTTCTAACAGCATCCTCTGTTGGTAAACGGGATAGGATGTGACTCAAAATACTTTCAGGAAGTTGACTGATTCTATCCTTTTTACCCGTCAATAATTCCTTGCTTCGACTTCTTTTCTGGTCCATACTTCCAATTTTTCAACTTAGACCTGAAACTAGCTAAGATGACTTGGATTTTGAGTTAGAACTGAAATTGGTTGGTTGATTCCTTCAATGGTTGGAAGCCAGAATTCCATATTTGTAAGTTGGTCGGGAAAATGGAAGGGCTGCTTAGTTGCAATTGACACTGTTCTTGGCTTAAATAATAATTCAATGTATTTGGCAACAAGAAAAACCAAAACTGACTTTTCAGTGGTACTATGCTTAAACCATACATAAGCATATTTGGGAACTCAAAAGGTAATCTGATGGAGTCTCAGAAAATGAGTATTGTGGCATTAATATAGAGAGATGCTACAGGACACGAGGTTCGTGAACTACTTCCAAACATACACACAGGTTCCACTCCGATAATGGTTTATCATAAATGCTATCCATATTCATCCTCTAGAGAAGTGATAAATAACAAATGATGTCCTTGGATCTTTCAAAAGATAGAATCGATTGGTTCTGTATGTAGCTTTACCAGTCCATATTGGAGGGGAAGTTCCTGAATCTGTCACCAAGCTGGCTATGGAACTGTGCAAATAAGTAATTCAGATAGGAAAGGCATTTCATGCTCTTATATGCAGGGCTAGGAGATGTCAACTATTGATATTACGAATTCCTCTGACAAAAATTATGCATGGTTGACAAAATAGTAAGACACAAACCAGAATTATAAGGATGTTGCATAATTGCCCTTTGTGTGCAGCCATTCTATTGGCCTGTTGTAGATCCTAGATAATTGAATGTATAATCAATCTTGAAGTGACATAGGAAAAATAGTACAGAAAGATTTTGAATCCAGTCAACTTTGAATCTTACAAAGAACTCACTCTTGATGTGCAAACACCGTACAATCTCACACCTACGTACGATATCTCCTCCAATGTAGACAAGCTAAAGGAACGAAACGAAACAGGCAGAAAACAGTGTGACCAATCTTTCTTTGCATTATGATATACTTCTGCAGGTAAGGACTTAAGTACGTTTATAATTCGTAAGAATTGCTAATGCTCCAGTTTTAGGGCTCGAGTCCAGGTCAATTATTTGCCTTCACATTACTCCAGGATAACGTTATCATATAGCAATTAGTGTTATAACACGAGTTTTAGCTAACCGTTACATTCACATAAATGCAAACCCTGAAGCAATTGACAGCGCATAAGAATCCTTTGAATAAAACTGTCTGTTGCGAAAGCAGCCATATAAACCAGggtaaaaaaaatgcaagaaaataaaagcaCAAGATATTTACGTGGTTTCTTCCAATCTGTCCTATGTCCACTGGCAGAGAGAAAGAAttcttatttcaaaaaataaaataactgaCTAAAAGTGTCCACAGTAAATCCTAGAGCCGCTTATTTATACATAACCCAATTAAAATGGTATAGGCCACATCGCGCGCCTTGTCCCCCGTACCACTAATTAAGGACAATGGTTATAATTCGGGTCAGTTCCTGAAATTCAAGGCACAACTGTTTCGGTTCTCCTCGCCAAACTTTCACGATTATTATATCTCACTTGGAGGATAGAATTGTTGAACATTAACACGACAGCAAAGGACAAAGACTGAAGCTGGATTATACCTCTATAGACATTTCTCCTTCTGTTTTAGTGTGACGAAAATCCTTTCTGCTGGTTTACTTCAATTATAAGTGAAATACTCATTGACTCCATGGGATATTGGGCCTCAATTGCATGTTATCTGTTATAACAGATGCAGTTGAACGGAAGAACAAACCAGAGCACAAGAACGAATTTGAGGGAAATCAGATTTTATTAGGGTTCAGAATAAATCAGATATTTTGTACAGAATGGATATAAGGTCTATATATACAACCAAATAACCAAAACGGATTGGACCCAAAAATAGGTCCAAAAATCGAGACCCAAACTAAAATGGACACGGTATCTAAAGCGAGACCCCCGAACAgttcagcggaggtcgaagacccgATTCAAGGCATCTCAACAAATCTCCACATTGACTTGAATGTTCTCGGAAACAGATGTAACAGATGCACTGATGAAGTGCCAGACGTACTCAGAGTCTTCTTTTACCATCAGAATTGTCTCAAGTACCATTAGAATGCCCATAAGGGCTATCAGAAACTCAGGACATTTAGCAAGTCCAAATAATGTTTGAACTTACTATGAGGAACCGGCTTGGTGAACATGCCAGCAGGGCTGTCAGTAGTGCCAATTTTCTTCACCTTGATCCTTGTCTCAGATCTCAAGAAGCGATATCGGACATCAATGTGTTTAGTTCTCTCATGAAGAACTGCATCCTTGGCCTGACATATTGCACTGAGACTATCACAATATATATTAGCCTGATCCTGATGTAGGCCAAGATCTCCAACCAGTCCCTTTAACCAAATTCCCTCTTTAACAGCCTCCGTCAGTGCCATATACTCTGCCTCAGTAGTGGACAGAGTCACTGTAGGTTGTAGAGTTGCTTTCCAATTAACTACAGAATGCCCAAGAGTGAAAACATAACCAGTCATCGACCTCCTACTATCAACATCTCCAGCATAATCAGAATCTGAATAGCCTATAACCAAACACTCTATATCACCTCCATAGATGAGACCAACATCAGATGTACCCCTCAGATAACGAAAAATTTGCTTCACGGCCAGCCAGTGCTCATTCCCAGGATTAGCCATAAATCTGCTAACAACACTAATTGCATGTGCCAGATCAGGTCTAGTGCAGACCATGGCATACATCAAACTGCCCACTGCATTAGAATAGGGAACCTTAGCCATAAACTCTATCTCTGCTTCTGATTGTGGTGCGAGCGTAACTGATAGTTGAGCATTCATTACACTTGGAGTATTCAAGGGCTTTGCTATAGACATGCCAAATCTGGATAGTACCTTCTCAATATAGCTCTTCTGTGATAAGAAAAGTTTCTTCTGACCTCTATCCCTGAAAATCTCCACTCCCAGAATTTTCTATGCTACACCCAAATCTTTCATCTCAAACTCTGCACTGAGAAGACTTTTCAACTTCTGTATATCAGCTTTGTTTCTCGCAGCTATGAGCATATCATCTACatacaaaatcaaatagatcaTCGAACTATCTTCAAGTTTGTTATGATATACACAACAATCATATTGACTTCTGTTGTAGCCAAGCTCAATCATATAGCCGTCAAACCTTTTGTACCACTGCCTTGGGGATTGCTTTAATCCATACAAGGATTTCTTCAACTTGCATACATAATCTTCTTTTCCCGGAACATGGAATCCATCTGGTTGAGTTATATAAATCTCTTCATCTAACTCTCCATGTAGGAAAGCTGTCTTCACATCTAGTTGCTCAAGTTCTAAGTCATTTTTAGCCCTTGGTTCTAACTTACCCTCACTAACATGGTAATACGCAGTACAACCAAAAGCCTTCAAACTTGAGTAAGTATGGGACATACCAGACCACACTTCATAAAGGTATCTTGC
The DNA window shown above is from Coffea arabica cultivar ET-39 chromosome 5e, Coffea Arabica ET-39 HiFi, whole genome shotgun sequence and carries:
- the LOC113687342 gene encoding putative F-box/FBD/LRR-repeat protein At3g23955; this translates as MDQKRSRSKELLTGKKDRISQLPESILSHILSRLPTEDAVRTSGLSRKWEYKWTSIYNLTFDDGKRFRYSPRRRKWKRQKQPKKTDFMNFVDRVLALSKNSSIKECHLLFLDVYDPFRMKTWITAALGADVQRLFISYAGVLKDDPSSPLFLTFPVIEEFLSSDCKWRNVKMLKIEALRLASQSKLVDASLQYWKPDMNDDIKQRSKTGFQACMILTRFSAFIRFLELSTDLIQVLADANPRCPPNFFYKLAHLKVYSASIAIQCDAALINFMKMAPGLESLTFTGEFSRQAADDYDQIQLLPGYLSFLEVVKLKYSYSPKPTESTLVKFILRNAAQLKELLICSQHEGHKVDEVRDHLFKCSRDLRIVSILSL